From Mytilus edulis chromosome 9, xbMytEdul2.2, whole genome shotgun sequence, the proteins below share one genomic window:
- the LOC139490155 gene encoding putative uncharacterized protein DDB_G0285119: MKTPQQSYFPILFLLICGVLSWNYVSNTDRTTEGSLNINQNIVTKTERSSGGSTNYDQNTVKNTERITTVLQNTKRNTAKEKERIPNASVDLNRNTATHKESISNSSTNNNKNTNTKTERTPRVSVNLIQNTATQTERNYYDSTNSDTNTNTKMESTPHGSVKLTSNTTTQTEMIYYDSQNNNNNKNKKTEKTVRGSVKLIQNTVTQTERISYGSTNTQHRKRYNPDFFTASWTTFNGGLLLGLNKSKENIQSEIRNTEINDTLNLLSGLSTQSTEHLTTLQELQRDPCQEYGTCSLAQNKTKWYCYCDSDCKMFNDCCIDYNGNIRNSNSQLSFECYPQTYVDHVDSRTGFLAVGSCPNSYKNRTIKERCLQNNFTENGIFVSYGKILIFKNKFCALCNNVTDVQEFDIVFALDENLYEYMFKMKKENRKTYFLSNSDFKETQQEFIPIKTNARNGQKRLNNWVYAVSMIFS; encoded by the exons ATGAAAACACCTCAACAGTCATATTTTCCCATTTTATTTCTTCTGATTTGCGGTGTTTTATCATGGAATTATGTCTCAAACACAGACAGAACTACGGAAGGTTCTTTAAATATCAATCAGAATATTGTCACAAAGACGGAGAGGAGCTCTGGGGGTTCAACAAATTACGATCAAAATACTGTCAAAAATACGGAGAGGATCACTACTGTTTTACAAAATACCAAGAGGAATACAGCCAAAGAGAAAGAAAGAATCCCTAATGCGTCTGTTGATTTAAATAGGAATACTGCAACACACAAGGAGAGTATATCTAATAGTTCGACAAATAACAATAAGAATACAAACACAAAGACAGAAAGAACTCCTCGTGTTTCTGTTAATTTAATTCAGAATACTGCAACACAGACGGAGAGGAACTATTACGATTCGACAAATAGCGATACGAATACAAACACAAAGATGGAGAGTACTCCTCATGGCTCTGTTAAATTAACTTCGAATACTACAACACAGACGGAGATGATCTATTATGATTcgcaaaataacaataataataaaaacaaaaagacagaaaaaactGTTCGTGGTTCTGTTAAATTAATTCAGAATACTGTAACACAGACGGAGAGGATCTCTTATGGTTCGACAAATACTCAACACCGAAAAAGATATAACCCAGATTTTTTTACAGCATCATGGACAACCTTCAATGGTGGTCTTTTATTAGGGTTGaataaaagtaaagaaaatatcCAATCAGAAATAAGGAATACGGAAATAAATGATACTTTAAATTTACTCAGTGGTTTGAGCACTCAGTCAACAGAGCATCTAACAACCTTGCAAGAACTTCAACGTGATCCATGTCAAGAATATGGAACTTGTTCCTTGGcacagaataaaacaaaatggtaCTGTTACTGTGATAGCGACTGTAAAATGTTTAACGACTGTTGTATTGATTATAATGGAAATATCAGAAACAGTAATAGTCAACTATCATTTGAATGTTATCCCCAGACTTacgttgatcatgttgatagtcgAACTGGATTTCTAGCAGTGGGATCTTGTCCTAATTCTTACAAAAACAGAACTATAAAAGAAAggtgtttacaaaataattttacagAAAATGGTATTTTCGTGTCATATGGAAAGATCCTGATATTCAAAAATAAGTTCTGTGCATTATGTAACAATGTCACAGATGTCCAAGAATTTGATATTGTGTTTGCTCTAGATGAAAACTTGTAtgaatatatgtttaaaatgaaaaaggaAAACAGAAAGACATATTTTCTTAGCAATTCCGATTTCAAG GAAACCCAACAGGAGTTTATACCAATAAAGACAAATGCACGGAATGGACAGAAGAG attaaacAACTGGGTTTATGCAGTCAGTATGATATTTTCATAA